The following coding sequences lie in one Aulosira sp. FACHB-615 genomic window:
- a CDS encoding tetratricopeptide repeat protein → MYPKHRKYALIALLGVILSVNLNLPELDFLLNLNSVAVATTPDPRKAQADKLFNQGNQQYQISQFEAALQSWQQALIIYQEIKDRKSEVAALGSLGVTYNSLGKYPKAIEYQQQSLVIAREIKDRKAEGNALGNLGLTYYYLGDYPKAIEYQQQSLVIAREIKDRLAEGNALWSLGVTYDSLGKYPKAIEYQRQSLAIAREIKDRKGEVAALGSLGVTYDSLGDYPKAIEYQQQSLVIAREIKDRLGEGKALGNLGNTYNALGDYPKSIGYTQQVLAIAQEIKDRLNEGKALGNLGNTYYYLGDYSKAIEYQQQSLVIAREIKDRKGEGQSLINLGNAYYSLGDYPKAIEYQQQSLVIAREIKDRLNEGNALGNLSIVYQSLGDYPKAIEYQQQSLVIAREIKDRLAEGNALGNLGLTYYYLGDYPKAIEYQQQRLVIAREIKNRNGEGKALGNLGLTYYYLGDYPKAIEYQQQSLAIAREIKDRLGEGNALGNLGLTYYFLGDYAKAVEYQQQRLVIAREIKDRIGEGNALGNLGTAYQSLGDYPKAIEYLQQVLAITREIKDRLGEGNALGNLGTAYQSLGDYPKAIEYQQQSLAIAREIKDRIGESKALRNLGNAYEFLGDYPKAMEYQQQSSDLSR, encoded by the coding sequence CAGTTGCCGTAGCAACAACCCCAGACCCACGTAAAGCTCAAGCAGATAAACTGTTTAACCAAGGTAATCAGCAGTATCAAATCAGTCAATTTGAAGCAGCATTACAGTCTTGGCAACAAGCATTAATTATTTATCAAGAAATTAAAGACCGTAAGAGTGAGGTTGCAGCACTAGGAAGTCTCGGTGTTACTTATAATTCTTTAGGAAAATACCCAAAAGCCATTGAATACCAGCAGCAGAGTTTAGTCATCGCGCGGGAAATCAAAGACCGTAAGGCTGAGGGTAATGCACTAGGAAATCTTGGTCTTACTTACTATTATCTAGGAGATTACCCAAAAGCAATTGAATACCAACAGCAGAGTTTAGTGATCGCGCGGGAAATTAAAGACCGCTTGGCTGAGGGTAATGCACTATGGAGTCTCGGTGTTACTTATGATTCTTTAGGAAAATACCCAAAAGCAATTGAATACCAACGGCAGAGTTTAGCTATTGCCCGTGAAATCAAAGACCGTAAGGGTGAGGTTGCAGCACTAGGGAGTCTCGGTGTTACTTATGATTCTTTAGGAGACTACCCAAAAGCAATTGAATACCAGCAGCAGAGTTTAGTCATCGCGCGGGAAATTAAAGACCGCTTGGGTGAGGGTAAAGCACTAGGAAATCTCGGTAATACTTACAATGCTCTAGGAGACTACCCAAAATCAATTGGGTATACACAACAAGTGTTAGCAATCGCGCAAGAAATAAAAGATCGTTTGAATGAGGGTAAAGCACTAGGAAATCTTGGTAATACTTACTATTATCTAGGAGATTACTCCAAAGCCATTGAATACCAACAGCAGAGTTTAGTCATCGCGCGAGAAATCAAAGATCGTAAGGGTGAGGGACAGTCACTAATCAATCTCGGTAATGCTTACTATTCTTTAGGAGACTACCCAAAAGCAATTGAATACCAACAGCAGAGTTTAGTGATCGCGCGAGAAATCAAAGATCGTTTGAATGAAGGTAATGCACTAGGAAATCTCAGTATTGTTTACCAGTCTTTGGGAGACTACCCAAAAGCAATTGAATACCAACAGCAGAGTTTAGTCATCGCGCGGGAAATTAAAGACCGCTTGGCTGAGGGTAATGCACTAGGAAATCTTGGTCTTACTTACTATTATCTAGGAGATTACCCAAAAGCAATTGAATACCAGCAGCAGAGATTAGTGATCGCGCGGGAAATCAAAAATCGTAATGGTGAGGGTAAAGCATTAGGAAATCTTGGTCTTACTTACTATTATCTAGGAGATTACCCAAAAGCAATTGAATACCAGCAGCAGAGTTTAGCGATCGCGCGGGAAATTAAAGACCGCTTGGGTGAGGGTAATGCACTAGGAAATCTTGGTCTTACTTACTATTTTTTAGGAGACTACGCAAAAGCAGTTGAATACCAGCAGCAGAGATTAGTGATCGCGCGGGAAATCAAAGACCGTATTGGTGAGGGTAATGCACTAGGAAATCTCGGTACTGCTTATCAGTCTTTGGGAGACTACCCAAAAGCAATTGAGTATTTACAACAGGTGTTAGCGATTACGCGGGAAATTAAAGACCGCTTGGGTGAGGGTAATGCACTAGGAAATCTCGGTACTGCTTATCAGTCTTTGGGAGACTACCCAAAAGCCATAGAATACCAGCAGCAGAGTTTAGCGATCGCGCGGGAAATCAAAGACCGTATTGGTGAGAGTAAAGCCCTAAGAAATCTCGGTAATGCTTACGAGTTTTTGGGAGACTACCCAAAAGCAATGGAATATCAGCAGCAGAGTTCTGATTTGTCCCGTTAA
- a CDS encoding Rpn family recombination-promoting nuclease/putative transposase yields MIDHDRLFKELLSTFFVEFLDLFLPQVASQIDSDSIQFLPQEVLTDVTSGERKEIDLLAQVRYQGQETCFLIHVENQSYTKKEFAKRMFKYFARLHEKYDLPIYPVVIFSFDEPLRPEPQNYRVTFPDLNVLEFQFAAIQLNRLSWRDFLTQPNPVAAALMSKMNIPKQERPQVKAECLRLLATLKLDPARMQLISGFVDTYLRLDETEKQVFQAAISTMGLDEQEEVMEIVTSWQEEGAQKAKEDIALNLLREGIATDVIIRVTGLTVEQVQQLQARMQQEN; encoded by the coding sequence ATGATTGACCATGACCGCTTGTTTAAAGAATTACTTTCTACCTTTTTTGTTGAGTTCTTAGATTTATTTCTGCCGCAAGTCGCCAGCCAGATAGACAGTGATTCAATTCAGTTTTTACCCCAAGAAGTTTTGACTGATGTCACTTCTGGGGAAAGAAAGGAAATTGATTTACTTGCTCAAGTGCGTTACCAAGGACAAGAAACCTGTTTTTTAATCCATGTCGAAAATCAGTCTTACACCAAGAAAGAATTTGCCAAACGGATGTTTAAGTATTTTGCTCGACTGCACGAAAAATATGACCTACCTATTTATCCCGTGGTGATTTTTTCTTTTGATGAACCATTACGCCCTGAACCACAAAACTATCGCGTTACCTTTCCTGATTTAAACGTTCTGGAGTTTCAATTTGCTGCTATTCAACTCAATCGTTTAAGCTGGCGGGATTTTCTAACTCAACCAAATCCAGTAGCCGCAGCATTGATGTCGAAAATGAATATTCCCAAACAAGAGCGTCCGCAGGTAAAAGCAGAATGTTTGCGATTGCTGGCAACCTTAAAACTAGACCCAGCCCGAATGCAATTAATTTCTGGGTTTGTGGATACTTATTTGCGATTGGACGAGACTGAAAAACAGGTCTTTCAAGCAGCAATCAGTACAATGGGGTTAGATGAGCAGGAGGAAGTTATGGAAATTGTTACTAGTTGGCAAGAAGAAGGCGCTCAAAAGGCAAAAGAAGATATTGCATTGAATTTACTACGTGAAGGTATAGCAACCGACGTGATCATACGAGTAACAGGGTTAACGGTAGAGCAAGTGCAGCAATTACAAGCACGAATGCAACAAGAGAATTGA